From one Leptospira stimsonii genomic stretch:
- a CDS encoding RNA polymerase sigma factor, with translation MAHTSELEKLYNHNKDDLFHYIKKSFYDENSAQDILHDSFLNFFRYYENKDIPDPTSCRMILFRIARNLIINHAKSYYQRNVSLVGEDTGNNFASKSPSPEFSVMEKIDQSDVKSTMDSLLEAISPEYKEALLLRYQQDLKLDEISKILGMSISGVSRLIERAEKALAQEGKKRGFQAGNYI, from the coding sequence GTGGCACATACATCCGAGTTAGAAAAACTCTACAACCACAACAAAGATGATTTATTTCATTATATAAAAAAATCGTTTTATGACGAAAATTCTGCGCAAGATATCTTGCACGATTCGTTCTTAAACTTTTTTCGATATTATGAGAATAAAGACATTCCTGATCCAACTTCCTGTAGGATGATCTTATTTCGAATTGCAAGGAACTTGATCATCAATCACGCAAAATCTTATTATCAGAGAAATGTATCCCTCGTCGGTGAAGATACAGGCAATAATTTCGCATCAAAATCTCCAAGTCCGGAATTTTCTGTTATGGAGAAAATCGATCAATCGGATGTCAAAAGTACGATGGATTCTCTTTTAGAAGCCATATCTCCGGAATACAAAGAAGCCTTGCTTCTCAGATATCAGCAAGATCTGAAATTAGATGAGATCTCGAAAATCCTTGGAATGAGCATTTCAGGAGTTTCTAGACTGATTGAAAGAGCGGAAAAAGCCCTAGCCCAGGAAGGGAAAAAAAGGGGTTTTCAAGCTGGAAACTATATATAG
- a CDS encoding FecR family protein, whose translation MENKTNTPEFEGYARLLREKDSVSKLPAFDPNWIGKKPRFTVEDRMMSVPTETKILQFPKTAWLAAAAVLLLTVGGAWFSLRTPKAETEVIVQGTPLRAAVVFVKGDASVIRDIETKLHQGDLLNESDIILTKAGGAVDIGLTDSSVIRVKEKSKLILKELRDNNGSQIRMNLAAGRLLNVVEKEKKGSNYYVETPSAVAAVRGTSFEVNASENESMVFVAEGSVEVTSLNASKKVFILDASKLVTVNKDGEVESIDLSKLNSTRPEYKDMKKNLRTLDRELLSDVQNLKTAKTEEELSKIYDLSIEHIIMKDGRELRGVVVSQKRGKLVVQTLKGSYILDEDAVDKIKY comes from the coding sequence ATGGAAAATAAGACAAACACTCCCGAATTTGAAGGATACGCGCGACTCCTTAGAGAAAAGGACTCCGTATCTAAACTCCCGGCTTTTGATCCCAATTGGATCGGAAAGAAGCCCCGCTTTACCGTGGAGGACAGAATGATGAGTGTTCCGACTGAGACAAAAATTCTTCAATTCCCAAAGACAGCATGGCTCGCCGCGGCGGCAGTATTATTATTAACTGTGGGAGGAGCTTGGTTTAGCCTGCGAACTCCAAAAGCTGAAACAGAAGTAATTGTGCAAGGAACTCCTTTGAGAGCCGCTGTGGTTTTCGTAAAAGGGGATGCGTCCGTAATTAGGGATATAGAGACCAAATTACACCAGGGCGATTTATTGAATGAATCCGATATCATCCTCACAAAAGCGGGCGGGGCTGTGGACATCGGTTTAACCGATTCCAGCGTGATCCGCGTAAAAGAGAAGAGCAAGTTAATTCTTAAGGAACTGAGAGACAACAATGGATCTCAGATTCGAATGAACTTAGCGGCCGGAAGATTGTTGAACGTCGTTGAGAAAGAGAAAAAAGGAAGCAACTACTACGTTGAAACTCCATCCGCTGTCGCGGCGGTAAGAGGAACTTCTTTCGAAGTGAATGCTTCCGAAAACGAATCTATGGTTTTCGTAGCGGAAGGTTCGGTTGAAGTAACTTCTTTGAACGCGTCTAAAAAAGTGTTTATCTTAGACGCAAGTAAGCTTGTGACAGTGAACAAGGACGGCGAAGTGGAGTCGATCGATCTTTCTAAGTTGAATTCTACTCGTCCTGAATACAAGGATATGAAGAAGAATCTTAGAACTCTCGATAGAGAACTTCTTTCCGATGTTCAAAATCTGAAAACGGCTAAGACGGAAGAAGAATTGAGTAAAATTTACGATCTTAGCATCGAACACATCATTATGAAAGACGGAAGAGAGCTAAGAGGAGTTGTGGTTTCCCAAAAAAGAGGAAAGCTTGTCGTTCAAACTCTGAAAGGTTCTTACATCTTGGATGAGGACGCGGTAGATAAGATTAAATACTGA
- a CDS encoding DoxX family protein → MLSFFSTRDSFSPLFLRIGLAICIFPHGAQKLFGWFGGVGFEASMDFFVNTAEFPAALAFLAIIAEFFGSIALILGLFTRLAAFGITCTLAVAGWTHREIGFFMNWFGNQGGEGFEYHILAVCMGIALVLFGGGSWSIDSWLSDHLEF, encoded by the coding sequence ATGCTCTCTTTTTTTTCCACTCGAGATTCCTTCTCGCCCCTTTTTCTCCGAATCGGATTGGCAATTTGTATATTTCCCCATGGAGCGCAAAAACTCTTCGGATGGTTTGGCGGCGTAGGCTTCGAAGCCTCCATGGATTTTTTCGTAAATACTGCTGAATTTCCTGCGGCTCTTGCCTTCTTGGCGATCATTGCCGAATTTTTCGGATCCATCGCATTGATTCTTGGATTATTTACGCGTCTTGCGGCCTTTGGGATCACCTGCACCTTAGCCGTAGCAGGCTGGACTCATCGGGAGATCGGTTTCTTTATGAATTGGTTTGGAAATCAAGGAGGAGAAGGTTTCGAATATCATATCCTCGCAGTCTGTATGGGAATCGCCCTGGTTCTTTTCGGAGGAGGATCTTGGTCCATCGACTCTTGGCTTTCCGATCATCTTGAATTTTAA
- a CDS encoding ABC-F family ATP-binding cassette domain-containing protein: MLQFIDIKHQYASSVLFEGFSWHIKPGARVCLVGPNGSGKSTLFRIAEGKFVPDDGTVSKSKNTEISVFQQLPDFDPEASVIDTALGKHKHYREYSERLKEINHKFEIISHDSPEFSSLLDEQSSLEEYAFTYGVHELESKARKVLGGLGFSNEQMAMKVKEFSPGYQHRLGLSITLLNPGNLLLLDEPTNHLDNESKEWLADYLNSTGQSFVLVTHDPEFLNSTCDTIAELSPSGVIEFRGTLEEYFEHKNELQEKLQTQFEKEESYLKKRMEWIDRFRAQATKARQVQSALKKLEKRDRVEAPQESFWNSKSDYKFNFISSGRITARIEDGAFSYSGKPPFIFSDANLEISAGDKIAVVGPNGAGKSTFLRCLLEIHKLTSGKIYYGPKTKIGYFSQNHHEELDPSKNLLQTVMTTYPDLSEQQARSLLGYFSFSDDSVYKQTALLSGGEQSRLRLALLVRHPANSIFLDEPTNHLDLVVRDNLRRALMAYEGSLLIISHDPEFLKDLCNRTISVDKGQIRDYNCTFSDYLKYNLKETVTSNSQNGNASSLKKEEPSQTRSKKNADKNRVKKIQKDLEQIEAKIELLEKSKKNLEEVLADPGFFKNRSYQLELDNLNETKNEIARLTQDWESLQLELEELSGSV; encoded by the coding sequence TTGCTCCAATTCATCGACATAAAACACCAGTATGCGTCCTCGGTTCTTTTTGAGGGATTCTCTTGGCATATCAAGCCGGGAGCGCGTGTCTGTCTTGTCGGTCCGAACGGGTCCGGTAAATCCACTCTCTTTAGAATTGCGGAAGGAAAATTCGTCCCCGACGACGGGACCGTATCCAAATCTAAGAATACGGAAATTTCCGTCTTCCAACAGCTTCCCGATTTCGATCCGGAAGCATCGGTGATTGATACTGCGTTAGGTAAACACAAACACTATCGGGAATATTCCGAACGTCTCAAAGAGATCAATCACAAGTTCGAGATCATCTCTCACGATTCTCCGGAGTTTTCTTCTCTTCTCGACGAACAGAGTTCTCTGGAAGAATACGCGTTTACGTACGGAGTTCACGAGTTGGAGTCGAAGGCGCGCAAGGTTTTGGGTGGACTTGGATTTTCCAACGAACAAATGGCGATGAAGGTGAAAGAGTTTTCACCCGGATATCAACACCGTCTTGGTCTTTCTATTACTCTTCTCAATCCGGGCAACTTACTCCTGTTAGATGAGCCGACCAATCACTTGGACAACGAGTCTAAGGAATGGCTCGCGGATTATCTCAACTCAACCGGACAATCCTTTGTCTTAGTCACACACGATCCAGAATTCTTAAATTCCACCTGCGATACGATCGCGGAACTTTCTCCTTCCGGGGTGATCGAATTTCGAGGAACCTTAGAAGAATACTTCGAACACAAGAACGAACTTCAGGAAAAACTCCAAACTCAATTCGAAAAGGAAGAATCTTATCTCAAGAAAAGAATGGAATGGATCGATCGCTTCCGCGCTCAGGCTACAAAAGCGAGACAAGTTCAATCCGCGCTCAAAAAACTCGAAAAACGAGATCGTGTCGAAGCTCCTCAGGAATCGTTTTGGAATTCCAAATCGGATTATAAATTCAACTTTATCTCCTCCGGTAGAATCACAGCAAGAATCGAAGACGGCGCATTCTCTTATTCCGGTAAGCCGCCTTTTATATTCAGCGACGCAAATCTTGAAATATCCGCAGGCGACAAGATCGCCGTCGTCGGTCCGAACGGGGCGGGAAAGTCAACGTTCCTCCGTTGTTTATTAGAAATTCATAAACTAACATCCGGCAAAATTTACTACGGACCGAAGACGAAGATCGGTTATTTTTCGCAAAATCATCATGAAGAATTGGATCCTTCCAAAAATCTTCTTCAGACCGTAATGACGACGTATCCCGATCTTTCTGAACAACAAGCGCGCAGTTTGCTCGGATATTTTTCCTTTTCGGATGACAGCGTTTATAAACAAACTGCGCTTCTTTCCGGTGGAGAACAAAGTCGGCTTCGTTTGGCGCTTCTTGTGAGACATCCAGCCAATTCGATTTTCTTGGACGAACCGACCAACCACTTGGATTTGGTTGTTCGAGACAACCTCAGACGAGCTCTGATGGCTTACGAAGGTTCTCTTCTCATCATCTCTCACGATCCGGAATTCTTAAAGGATCTCTGCAATCGAACCATCTCCGTCGATAAGGGTCAAATTCGAGATTATAACTGCACCTTCTCCGATTACCTCAAATACAATCTGAAAGAAACGGTCACTTCCAATTCTCAGAATGGAAATGCTTCTTCTCTCAAAAAAGAAGAACCTTCTCAAACGCGTTCCAAGAAGAATGCGGATAAGAATCGTGTGAAAAAAATCCAAAAAGATCTGGAACAGATCGAAGCGAAAATAGAACTTTTAGAAAAGTCCAAGAAGAATTTGGAAGAAGTTTTGGCTGATCCCGGTTTTTTTAAGAATCGAAGTTATCAGCTGGAATTGGATAATTTAAACGAGACAAAAAATGAAATCGCACGTTTGACTCAAGATTGGGAATCTCTTCAATTAGAGCTGGAAGAGCTTTCCGGATCAGTCTAA
- a CDS encoding rhodanese-like domain-containing protein, with protein sequence MTPKELKTRLDLRKDGKDSFYLLDVRNPNEVEISTIEGTDLLIPVGELSGRLSEINPWKESGKEVIVYCRSGGRSAMACGILKQSGFAKVHNVEGGILLYSDEVDSSLAKY encoded by the coding sequence ATGACACCGAAAGAATTAAAAACAAGATTAGATCTGAGAAAGGATGGGAAAGATTCCTTTTATCTTCTCGACGTAAGAAATCCGAACGAAGTGGAAATCAGCACGATCGAAGGAACCGATCTTCTGATTCCGGTCGGCGAACTTTCCGGGCGTCTTTCTGAAATCAATCCTTGGAAAGAATCCGGAAAAGAAGTGATCGTTTATTGTCGTTCCGGTGGACGCTCCGCTATGGCATGCGGGATTTTGAAACAATCCGGTTTTGCAAAGGTGCATAACGTGGAAGGTGGAATTCTTCTCTATTCGGACGAAGTCGATTCCTCTCTTGCAAAATATTAA
- a CDS encoding TetR/AcrR family transcriptional regulator translates to MTTAVRHKRRSRNSLNRENIVQVAMEILLEEGIDGLSMRKIAEKLDCSVASPYSHFKSQEEIIQVLIAKGETELTQLLRNAQRNGKNSFEKLAGIARAYWDFSLNNKELHKVMFNTVHGHMHRKAFPSLPTSYRVFLETIRNGCVSHEFKLSKKEYPALARMMWAWMYGLMVLDLTNMLKRRRGGKDDPLAEGFLYFRKILLGE, encoded by the coding sequence ATGACAACTGCAGTTCGACACAAAAGAAGATCCAGAAACAGCCTCAATCGGGAGAACATCGTCCAAGTTGCGATGGAGATTCTCTTGGAAGAAGGAATCGACGGTCTTTCGATGAGAAAGATCGCCGAAAAATTGGACTGTAGTGTTGCGAGCCCTTACTCACATTTTAAGAGCCAAGAAGAAATCATCCAAGTTCTCATCGCCAAAGGGGAAACGGAACTCACACAACTTTTGAGAAACGCCCAGAGGAACGGAAAAAATTCTTTTGAGAAACTCGCCGGAATCGCACGAGCGTATTGGGATTTTTCCCTGAACAACAAAGAACTACACAAGGTGATGTTCAACACCGTTCACGGGCACATGCACAGAAAAGCGTTCCCGAGTTTGCCGACCAGTTATCGAGTATTCTTAGAAACGATCCGAAACGGATGCGTGAGCCATGAATTCAAACTTTCCAAAAAGGAATATCCCGCTCTCGCGAGAATGATGTGGGCTTGGATGTACGGTCTGATGGTATTAGATCTTACGAATATGCTCAAGAGAAGACGCGGCGGAAAGGACGATCCATTGGCGGAAGGTTTTCTCTACTTCCGAAAAATTCTCTTAGGCGAATGA
- a CDS encoding acyl-CoA desaturase — translation MVPILILFFAHWYGSVFVQTFFLHRYAAHAMFTMNRFWEKTFHLLTMVLQGPSYLNPYGYAVLHRMHHSYSDTEEDPHSPHHSKNPFEMMIKTKHIYDDFAYDRVAPKSEFTRDFIPRWKAIDMLGQNWWFRIGFGSLYAFYYMAFVPDGQWGWYLLLPIHWLMGPIHGAIVNWGGHKYGYKNHFKTQDESKNMLPIDFLTMGELYQNNHHGHPTSPNFAYKWWEVDFCFQIMKGLHKVGIIHIKRDVWTTQGRVPVSKAA, via the coding sequence ATGGTCCCTATTTTAATTTTATTTTTTGCACATTGGTACGGTTCGGTTTTTGTCCAAACCTTCTTCCTACACAGATACGCGGCTCACGCGATGTTTACCATGAACCGTTTCTGGGAAAAAACATTTCATCTTCTGACAATGGTTCTTCAAGGTCCTTCTTATCTGAATCCGTATGGATACGCCGTTTTACACAGAATGCACCATTCTTACAGCGATACGGAAGAAGATCCACATTCTCCCCATCATTCTAAAAATCCATTCGAGATGATGATCAAAACGAAACATATCTACGACGATTTCGCGTATGATCGTGTGGCTCCAAAATCGGAATTCACCCGTGATTTCATTCCTCGATGGAAAGCGATCGATATGCTCGGTCAGAACTGGTGGTTCCGGATCGGATTCGGTTCTCTCTATGCATTCTACTATATGGCCTTCGTGCCAGATGGACAATGGGGTTGGTATCTTCTTCTCCCGATCCACTGGCTCATGGGACCGATTCACGGCGCGATCGTGAACTGGGGAGGACATAAATACGGGTATAAGAATCATTTTAAAACCCAGGATGAGTCGAAGAATATGCTTCCGATCGACTTTTTGACGATGGGAGAATTGTATCAGAACAATCACCACGGACATCCAACCTCTCCCAACTTCGCATATAAATGGTGGGAAGTCGATTTTTGCTTTCAGATCATGAAGGGGTTGCATAAAGTTGGGATCATACATATTAAACGAGACGTTTGGACGACTCAAGGAAGGGTTCCGGTTTCCAAAGCGGCTTGA
- a CDS encoding acetoacetate decarboxylase family protein, translating to MVAKKAKKAVKKKSVGTPSSKSGKKAVSASKTGKTPSSRVKLNETLPTGRVSGRNSVGVSGSNGKKNPSIESRKSDSSSISTKGKHFPAPWDLKGEGFLFPLWAKKDYNREMGFFSGEDSRQYSGGLGSLMLVNYETSDVGPYYELLYIPGNFNYKDQSYKRITRIFVSSQKSVEEGILNWAIPKERADFTWIREGNLTKVSAFRNGKEFFRVTIATKGFSFPVSTKILPYTLLQKSPDGYLSTQFIGKGKGRIATIREIWSDEAVFPDAIKGGIFKTGIHSDPFELVFPVADKVD from the coding sequence GTGGTAGCAAAGAAAGCAAAAAAAGCGGTCAAAAAGAAATCGGTAGGAACTCCTTCCTCAAAATCCGGGAAAAAAGCGGTTTCCGCTTCCAAGACTGGAAAAACTCCTTCGAGTCGCGTTAAACTCAATGAAACGCTCCCTACGGGTCGCGTTTCAGGTCGGAACTCCGTTGGCGTTTCTGGATCGAACGGGAAAAAAAATCCTTCGATAGAATCTCGTAAGTCTGATTCTTCTTCCATTTCAACAAAAGGAAAACATTTCCCCGCGCCTTGGGATTTGAAAGGAGAAGGTTTTCTCTTTCCTCTTTGGGCGAAAAAAGATTACAACCGTGAAATGGGATTCTTCTCCGGAGAAGATTCCAGACAATATTCCGGCGGTTTGGGTTCTTTGATGCTCGTGAACTATGAAACGAGTGACGTAGGACCTTATTACGAACTTCTTTATATTCCAGGGAATTTCAACTACAAGGATCAATCTTACAAAAGGATCACGAGAATCTTTGTCTCAAGCCAGAAATCCGTAGAAGAAGGAATTCTCAACTGGGCGATTCCCAAAGAAAGAGCCGACTTCACTTGGATCCGCGAGGGAAATCTTACAAAGGTCTCCGCTTTTCGAAACGGAAAAGAATTCTTCCGAGTCACGATCGCGACCAAAGGTTTTTCCTTTCCCGTTTCCACAAAAATTCTTCCTTATACACTTTTACAAAAATCTCCCGATGGTTATCTGAGCACTCAGTTTATCGGAAAGGGGAAAGGAAGAATCGCGACGATCCGCGAAATCTGGAGCGACGAGGCCGTGTTTCCGGACGCGATCAAGGGTGGAATTTTTAAAACCGGAATTCATTCCGATCCGTTCGAATTGGTCTTCCCGGTCGCAGACAAGGTCGACTAA
- a CDS encoding acetyl-CoA C-acetyltransferase, producing the protein MEEAVILDGIRTPFGNFGGTLKDLSAVDLGVLASKAILEKTGVSPDAIGESIFGNVIPTGKEAIYLARHIGLKTGLPLGVPALTLNRLCGSGMEAIIQAAKKIYLGDADAVLAGGVESMTNAPYVVRNARWGVRYGSAEFEDTLEQGLTDQYVGLIMGQTAENLADQYKISRQEQDEWAAISQTRAEKATLEGRLKDEILPVTVGGKKPITLDKDEFIKGASGVEKLSTLKAVFREGGTVTAGNASGLNDGGAATIVTSASYAQKIGKKPLAIIRGYGHAGCDPAKMGIGPAIAIPAALKKAGLKLSDMSLVEVNEAFAAQYLAVQKELGLNPEITNVNGGAVAIGHPLGASGARVTITLAYELKRRKAKYGIASLCIGGGQGIALVLENPEV; encoded by the coding sequence ATGGAAGAAGCAGTCATCCTGGACGGGATCAGAACCCCGTTCGGTAATTTTGGAGGAACTCTCAAGGACCTCAGTGCGGTGGATTTGGGAGTTTTGGCTTCTAAGGCAATTCTCGAAAAAACGGGAGTTTCTCCGGATGCGATCGGAGAATCCATTTTTGGAAACGTAATTCCTACGGGGAAAGAAGCGATCTATCTCGCGCGTCATATCGGTTTGAAAACCGGTCTTCCTCTGGGAGTTCCCGCTTTGACTTTAAATCGTCTCTGCGGCTCCGGAATGGAAGCGATCATCCAAGCCGCTAAAAAGATTTACCTGGGTGATGCGGATGCGGTTCTCGCAGGCGGTGTGGAATCGATGACTAACGCTCCTTACGTCGTGCGTAACGCTCGCTGGGGAGTTCGTTACGGTTCTGCGGAATTCGAAGACACTCTGGAACAAGGTCTTACCGATCAGTATGTAGGTCTGATCATGGGTCAAACAGCCGAGAACCTCGCGGACCAATATAAAATTTCCAGACAAGAACAAGACGAATGGGCGGCGATCTCACAAACTCGCGCTGAAAAAGCGACTTTAGAAGGAAGACTCAAAGACGAAATTCTTCCCGTAACTGTGGGCGGCAAAAAACCGATCACATTGGATAAAGATGAATTTATCAAAGGAGCCTCTGGCGTTGAAAAACTTTCAACTCTGAAAGCCGTGTTTCGTGAAGGTGGAACCGTGACCGCAGGGAACGCATCCGGTTTAAACGACGGTGGTGCGGCCACGATCGTAACTTCCGCTTCTTACGCACAAAAGATCGGTAAAAAACCTCTCGCGATCATCCGCGGTTATGGCCACGCGGGTTGTGACCCTGCAAAGATGGGAATCGGTCCTGCAATTGCGATTCCTGCGGCTCTGAAAAAAGCGGGCTTAAAACTTTCCGACATGAGTCTTGTAGAAGTCAACGAAGCCTTTGCCGCGCAGTATCTTGCAGTTCAAAAAGAATTGGGCCTCAATCCTGAAATCACAAACGTAAACGGTGGTGCCGTTGCGATCGGGCATCCGCTTGGAGCTTCCGGTGCCAGAGTTACGATCACCCTTGCTTACGAACTTAAGAGAAGAAAGGCGAAGTATGGCATCGCTTCTCTATGTATCGGCGGTGGTCAAGGAATCGCGCTCGTTTTGGAAAATCCGGAAGTATAA
- a CDS encoding acyl-CoA dehydrogenase family protein, giving the protein MEFALSSEQKELRDLARKFAKEEMRPRAEHHDHTGEYPMEVLKKAWEIGLMNIHIEPQFNGSGMAELDDVIIGEELFWGCSAMATAILANNLALAPVLLGASDKIKKEFVQPMTEEFKLAAYAVTEPGAGSDVAAIRTSAKKVGDEYIINGSKMWITNAGYADWFFVLTKTDPSAGHKGITGFIVDAKSPGIIMGKKEINMGQKCSDTRGITFEDVKVPAWQMVGREGEGFKIAMGAFDHTRPGVAIGAVGVARAAMEHAIQYANTRNTFGRPIMDNQGISFMIAEMARDIEAGRLLCYQAAWMIDNKFRNTYQASIAKMFCADMCMRVCTDAVQVLGGYGFNTEYPVEKLMRDAKIFQIYEGTSQIQRMIVSRFLADGKGIEGPNF; this is encoded by the coding sequence ATGGAATTTGCCCTTTCCAGCGAACAGAAAGAATTACGTGATCTCGCGAGAAAATTCGCGAAAGAAGAAATGCGTCCTCGCGCGGAACATCACGATCATACGGGAGAATATCCCATGGAAGTCCTCAAAAAGGCCTGGGAAATCGGCCTTATGAACATCCATATTGAACCTCAGTTCAACGGTTCTGGAATGGCGGAATTAGACGACGTTATCATTGGAGAAGAATTATTCTGGGGATGTTCCGCAATGGCGACGGCCATTCTCGCGAACAACCTCGCCCTCGCACCGGTTCTCCTCGGCGCGAGCGATAAGATCAAAAAAGAATTCGTTCAGCCTATGACGGAAGAATTCAAACTCGCGGCTTATGCGGTCACCGAACCGGGCGCCGGATCGGACGTCGCGGCGATTCGTACTTCCGCAAAAAAAGTCGGAGACGAATACATCATCAACGGATCTAAGATGTGGATCACAAACGCGGGTTACGCCGATTGGTTTTTTGTTCTCACAAAGACGGATCCTTCTGCGGGACATAAGGGCATCACCGGCTTTATCGTCGATGCGAAATCTCCCGGAATCATCATGGGGAAAAAAGAGATCAACATGGGTCAGAAATGTTCTGATACTCGTGGAATCACTTTCGAAGACGTGAAAGTTCCCGCTTGGCAGATGGTCGGTCGTGAAGGGGAAGGTTTTAAGATCGCGATGGGCGCGTTCGATCACACTCGTCCCGGAGTTGCGATCGGTGCAGTCGGAGTTGCGCGTGCCGCGATGGAGCACGCGATTCAATATGCGAACACTCGTAACACTTTCGGACGTCCTATCATGGACAACCAAGGGATTTCCTTTATGATCGCAGAGATGGCGCGCGATATCGAAGCGGGTCGTCTTCTTTGTTACCAAGCCGCATGGATGATCGACAATAAATTTAGAAATACATACCAAGCCTCGATCGCGAAGATGTTTTGCGCCGATATGTGTATGCGAGTCTGTACCGATGCGGTTCAGGTTCTCGGCGGGTACGGTTTTAATACGGAATATCCCGTCGAAAAACTAATGCGCGACGCAAAGATCTTCCAAATCTACGAAGGAACTTCTCAAATTCAAAGAATGATCGTTTCCCGTTTTCTCGCGGATGGAAAGGGAATCGAGGGACCGAATTTCTGA
- the trpE gene encoding anthranilate synthase component I, with amino-acid sequence METPVSLFAKWGCESSKNSFLLESVEGGEKLGRNSFLGKSPSRLLQGKNGLFYISIGNEPETEIITYDPLVLLENLLGDDVYVQDYRLPPFAGGAVGFLSFSAVRYYESIPDTKPDDENAPDCYFAIYDELLVVDHIDHVLRIVVNARIGEHSSLKECYDAVLKKIDTIEDEIRNGIVPDEIKKPKTVSGTLQLNPNIPDEEYKKNVERAKEYIKAGDIFQVVPSRKVQFKPEVSPFQIYRGLRTVNPSPYMYYLRLGEITIVGSSPEIMVRYAGNQTFLRPIAGTRPRGKNANEDKFLEDNLLSDPKEIAEHIMLVDLGRNDLGRVCKPGSVRVSDFKVIEKYSHVMHIVSQCSGELDEEKTVYDLIRATLPAGTVSGAPKIRAMEIIDELETTRRAIYSGALGYISFSGESDLAIIIRTIVFYGDNAFLQAGGGVVYDSVAELELEETKNKMAALLKAVEFARNGLKGEWK; translated from the coding sequence ATGGAGACCCCGGTTTCTCTATTCGCAAAATGGGGTTGCGAATCTTCGAAAAATTCCTTCCTCCTTGAATCGGTGGAAGGAGGAGAAAAATTGGGAAGGAATTCCTTTTTAGGAAAATCACCTTCTCGTCTTTTGCAAGGGAAGAACGGACTCTTTTATATTTCCATCGGCAACGAACCGGAAACGGAAATCATCACATACGATCCTTTGGTTCTCCTGGAGAATTTACTCGGAGACGACGTCTATGTTCAAGATTATCGTCTTCCTCCTTTTGCGGGAGGCGCCGTAGGATTCTTATCCTTTTCCGCGGTTCGTTACTACGAATCGATTCCGGATACAAAACCCGACGACGAGAATGCACCCGATTGTTATTTTGCGATCTACGACGAACTTCTCGTAGTCGATCATATCGATCATGTTTTAAGAATCGTTGTCAACGCGAGAATCGGGGAACACTCCAGTCTTAAGGAATGTTACGATGCCGTGTTGAAAAAAATCGACACGATCGAGGACGAAATCAGAAACGGAATCGTTCCTGACGAAATCAAAAAACCGAAAACGGTTTCCGGAACTCTTCAATTAAATCCGAATATTCCGGATGAAGAATATAAGAAGAACGTGGAGCGCGCCAAGGAATATATCAAAGCCGGAGATATTTTTCAAGTTGTCCCTTCTCGTAAGGTTCAGTTTAAACCGGAAGTTTCTCCGTTTCAAATCTATCGCGGTTTACGGACCGTAAACCCAAGCCCTTATATGTATTACCTCCGTCTCGGAGAAATCACGATCGTGGGCAGTTCTCCAGAAATCATGGTTCGTTATGCGGGGAATCAGACCTTTCTTCGTCCGATTGCGGGAACTCGTCCGCGTGGAAAGAATGCGAACGAAGATAAATTTTTAGAAGACAACCTTCTTTCCGATCCGAAAGAAATCGCGGAACACATTATGCTCGTGGATCTCGGACGAAACGACCTCGGCCGTGTATGTAAACCGGGAAGCGTTCGTGTCAGCGATTTTAAAGTGATCGAAAAATATTCCCACGTTATGCACATCGTAAGTCAGTGTTCGGGGGAATTGGACGAGGAAAAAACGGTTTACGATCTGATCCGCGCTACGCTACCGGCGGGAACCGTTTCCGGAGCCCCTAAGATCCGCGCCATGGAAATCATCGACGAACTGGAAACCACGAGACGTGCGATCTATTCGGGCGCGCTCGGTTATATTTCCTTTTCCGGAGAAAGCGACCTCGCGATCATCATTCGTACGATCGTTTTTTACGGAGACAACGCGTTTCTCCAAGCGGGAGGCGGTGTCGTTTACGATTCCGTCGCCGAGTTGGAATTGGAAGAAACGAAAAACAAAATGGCCGCTCTCTTAAAAGCGGTCGAGTTCGCCAGAAACGGACTCAAAGGAGAATGGAAATAA